Part of the Mangifera indica cultivar Alphonso chromosome 4, CATAS_Mindica_2.1, whole genome shotgun sequence genome, agtttttaaaatttagagaaaaaataaaataaaatatatattttttaatattattattaaaatgatgatttttttaaccgtaactaaaatttttaatataaattggtTTATAGGTgggatttcaaatatttaaaagttgatGGGTGTGAATTGAAATCACACTATGTCTAGGGTGGGACAAAGTGTTTGGCCTTCTTACGTCCTAGGAATTTTTGGATATGCGAGCGTTAGGTCCCATCTGGATGTGACAGTGCCTTTGGCTATAAAGACAATGGAGACAAATGACCAAATGGCCCCGCAAGACGTCGACGCCCACCGAGCTTATGGCAAACCGCTGTGCGAGCTTCACGCGGTCGCCAATTATAAAATACCGGGCCACAACCATCTATCTACAGGAGGACAAACTGAGTTTGCTAAGAGAGCTAAATTATGGCGACTAATGCACCATATCTGAGCTTTTCTCTGGTATTTCTAGCACTATTATCATCTGGGTTACTCATCATTGTTAGTGATGCATTTTCAGTAGAAGAAGCAACCATTAAGGATCTCCAACTAGCTTTCAAACAAAACCAACTCACATCAAGGACATTAGTTGAGTTCTACCTTGGAGAAATCCATAAGCTCAACCAGAAACTTAGAGGGGTCATAGAGGTGAACCCAGATGCATTACGGTTGGCTGAAAAGGCTGATCAAGAACGTAAGTCTGGAGATGCAAGGTCAAAGCTTGGTTTGCATGGCATTCCCATTTTGCTCAAGGACAACATAGCAACCAAAGATAAGATGAACACCACAGCTGGCTCATTTGCTCTGCTTGGCTCAATCGTGCCACGAGACGCATTTGTGGTCACCCAATTGATTAAATCTGGGGCTATTATTTTGGGAAAGGCGAGCATGAGTGAGTGGGCTGGTATTAGAGATGCTCCCACTGGCTGGTGCGCTAGAAGTGGTCAAGGAAAAGTGAGTGGAATTGAAGGACTCAAATTTCGCTTAGCATATTGTATTGTGTTCACTTCcaaattttatcttatcatctgttaataaaattgattaaatctGTATGCAGAATCCTTATCTTCTGTCGGCAGAACCTTGTGGGTCAAGTAGTGGATCAGCGATATCAGTGGCATCGAATATGGCAGCAGTGTCACTAGCGACTGAGACTGATGGCTCGATCTTATGTCCATCTGCCGCCAACTCAGTTGTAGGAATCAAACCCACCATTGGTCTCACTAGCCGAGATGGAGTCGTCCCTCTCTCCCCAAGACAAGACACTGTTGGGTAAGTCACATCGAAATCAATGAAATTTATCAATTGAAATCAATGAAATTTATCCTAGAAAAAGCTAGATTCAAGCCATTTTGGCTTCAAGCAGGCCTATTTGCAGGACTGTAGCGGATGCTGTATATGTTCTTGATGCCATTGTAGGCTTTGATCATAATGACAAAGCGACCAGAGAAGCATCAAAGTACATCCCTCGCGGTGGCTACAAACAATTTCTTAAACCTGATGGACTGAGAAGGAAGAGACTGGGGATTGTGAGACATACATTTTCTAGCACTGCAAACGCGTCTGAAGTTATTGAAGCTTTTGAGCGCCACATTCAGACGCTAAGGTACCAAAACAACCAGTTTCAATAATTAGTCTTAAACTATTGTtcacataatttgattatatgttgAATGGATGTTAAGAGAACAAGGTGCAATTGTGGTGGAGAACCTGGAAATAGCCAACATTGATGAGATATTAGATCAAAATAAAAGTGGTGAATTGTATGCAATTTTAACTGAGTTCAAGATGGCCTTGGATACATACCTCAAGGGATTAAAAGCTTCGCCCGTTCGGTCTCTGAAAGATGTTATAGCATTCAACAAGAAATTCTCAAAATTGGTAACATAGTGATCATTGATTCCCTctgtatatacatttttctaGATTTACTCCTATGAATTTCTGATGAGAAGCTGGTAATGGCTATGCAGGAAAACACGAAGGAGTATGGGCAAAGTTTTCTTGAAGCAGCACAGGCCACAAATGGAACTGACTATAAATTGAAGGCAGCATTGTCAAACTTGACAAAGCTTTCCAGAGATGGTCTTGAGAAGTTGATGAAAGAGGAGAAGCTAGATGCAGTGATAACTCCTGATGTTTATATTGCTATTGTTCTGGCGATCGGTGGATTCCCAGGAATCACTGTCCCAGCTGGATATAGTAATGATGGCTTTCCTTTTGGGATTTACTTTGGGGGATTGAAGGGCTCAGAGCCATCGCTTATAGAGATCGCATATGGCTTTGAGCAGGCTACCAAGATTAGGAAGCCTCCTTCATTCAAGCCATGAACTTTTATAAGACATGAAAACATACCCTTCTGCTTCTGTGAGGCAGTAAT contains:
- the LOC123213314 gene encoding probable amidase At4g34880 isoform X1, whose product is MATNAPYLSFSLVFLALLSSGLLIIVSDAFSVEEATIKDLQLAFKQNQLTSRTLVEFYLGEIHKLNQKLRGVIEVNPDALRLAEKADQERKSGDARSKLGLHGIPILLKDNIATKDKMNTTAGSFALLGSIVPRDAFVVTQLIKSGAIILGKASMSEWAGIRDAPTGWCARSGQGKNPYLLSAEPCGSSSGSAISVASNMAAVSLATETDGSILCPSAANSVVGIKPTIGLTSRDGVVPLSPRQDTVGPICRTVADAVYVLDAIVGFDHNDKATREASKYIPRGGYKQFLKPDGLRRKRLGIVRHTFSSTANASEVIEAFERHIQTLREQGAIVVENLEIANIDEILDQNKSGELYAILTEFKMALDTYLKGLKASPVRSLKDVIAFNKKFSKLENTKEYGQSFLEAAQATNGTDYKLKAALSNLTKLSRDGLEKLMKEEKLDAVITPDVYIAIVLAIGGFPGITVPAGYSNDGFPFGIYFGGLKGSEPSLIEIAYGFEQATKIRKPPSFKP
- the LOC123213314 gene encoding probable amidase At4g34880 isoform X2, with the protein product MATNAPYLSFSLVFLALLSSGLLIIVSDAFSVEEATIKDLQLAFKQNQLTSRTLVEFYLGEIHKLNQKLRGVIEVNPDALRLAEKADQERKSGDARSKLGLHGIPILLKDNIATKDKMNTTAGSFALLGSIVPRDAFVVTQLIKSGAIILGKASMSEWAGIRDAPTGWCARSGQGKNPYLLSAEPCGSSSGSAISVASNMAAVSLATETDGSILCPSAANSVVGIKPTIGLTSRDGVVPLSPRQDTVGTVADAVYVLDAIVGFDHNDKATREASKYIPRGGYKQFLKPDGLRRKRLGIVRHTFSSTANASEVIEAFERHIQTLREQGAIVVENLEIANIDEILDQNKSGELYAILTEFKMALDTYLKGLKASPVRSLKDVIAFNKKFSKLENTKEYGQSFLEAAQATNGTDYKLKAALSNLTKLSRDGLEKLMKEEKLDAVITPDVYIAIVLAIGGFPGITVPAGYSNDGFPFGIYFGGLKGSEPSLIEIAYGFEQATKIRKPPSFKP